tcacctactccgcatctcacaaagacatggcggttggaaccaaaaatctcacattgggactcatcagaccaaaggacagatttccaccgatcgaatgtccattgcttgtgtttcttggcccaggcaagtctcttcttctcattggtgtcctttagtagtggtttctttgcaacgaTTCAAccatgatggcttgattcacgcagtcttctctgaacagttgatgttgagaagtgtctgttacttgaactctgtgaagcatttatttgggctgcaatttctgaggctggtaagtctaatgaacttatcctctgcagcagaggtgactctgggtcttcctttcatgtggtggtactcatgagagccagtttcatcatagcgcttgatggttttcgcAATtggacttgaagaaactttcaaagttctttaaatgttccagattgactgaccttcatgtcttaaagctatcttctgtataccacccctaccttgtcacaacacaactgattgtctcaaacgtattaaggaaagaaatttcgCAAATTAACAAGGCACCACTGATAATTGAAATGCCTTCCAGgtggctacctcatgaagctggttgtcatcaagcaaagctgtcatcaaggcaaagggtggctacttagaagaatctaaATTGAGAATTTAGCTGAACAGAAAAAAAGATCTGAATTTTACAAATCTTTTTGCAATAATTATTTCGGATTCCTTAGTTGGAACTAATGGTAGCAAGTCACAGGTATATCAGAGTAAACATATTTTGATCAGGAATTTGTTGCACTGTAAGAGTTTGCTTTTTGATAGGAAGAATTTGCTGCAAGTCATACAGTGAGCTAGGGTTTAAGCTAAGAGTTCTAACAGAGACAGAATATCACTTACTGTATGTATCAAATGGACTCAACGCAACCACCGCTTCATTTGAACTACTGAAAATCTCTCCATTGGTTTTATTATCAGACCAGGGAAACAGACAGGACAAATCCAAATGTGATTAGACAAAATGCAATTCACAACTCTGTTTAAGTTTGAAAACAAATTAGTATTTTTTTCCCCATTCATTGGTTGAATCCCATGCTATACACTTTTTCCAATGacatttttcttcttctcctgtgGGTGTAAATAAAGACTTTCTCCTACATTCGGTCAGAGAACCATTAACATTAAAGAATAGATCCTGTTGGGTTGGCCATATCTTTTAAGAGCATTTTGTCTGCGATCCAAGTTGGCAGGTAGGACATAGGCAACCATAAGAACTTGGCATCCCAGCCAGGTGAGTAGCGGGTACGAGGGTGGACAGCAGAGATGGCGTGCTCCATGCAGCTCACAACCTTCATCAGGTCCCCATCCAGCAACGTCGCAACATTCTTCTCCAATGTAACATTTGCTGGAAGAAAGGTTTTGCCTCCATCAACAAGCTGATTTCAACATCTTGGAACACAATGAATAAATTGTATGTCTGACTGTTTGAGGTctaggtcaaaggcaggcaggcaggctgaacTTGTCTGACTGCTCAGTTCACTTGCTCTGGGCAATCCTTGTCAATTTGTTCTTGGAGTGTTTGTCATTCTGTCACACAGGTTACGACAATCCTATTTGCATCTATCATATTACagcatgtaaaaaaataaaataaatgttaccTCTCTCTGGGTAATCATGTCCATATTGATCTTTGATTTCTTCAGGCAATTTGTCCCACAATGTCTTGACATTTTTTCTCAGGAGATGTAGATCAGTCACGCTTGTTTTGAAAAATCCTGGTTCCAGACACAGGACTTTAACTCCAAAAGCTGACATGTTCATCCTGGAattcaaaaacaagaatatgCCACAACAAACATGAATACGTCTGCATTACAGTATTCATATGAAGTTGGAGCCATAGAAAAAAAATGCTCTGAGCATCACTATTCAGTTTCTAATTCAAATAAGCGTGATACAGTATATGCTGAGACAAAAAACAGGGCCTCTCACCGTAGACTATCATTGAAAGCCTCCACTCCATATTTTGACACACAGTAGGGACCCCCGAAGGCGCTTATCCTCCCAAACACGCTGGCCACATTCACCACCCTGCCCCTGGCCTTCTTGATGAGGGGCAGGACACTTAGAGTCACACCAATGACTCCAATGAGGTTCACGTCCAGCATGGACTTGTAGTCGTCGACGGTCATCCAATCACAGGGACCAGAAGGTACAGAGACTCCAGCATTGTTCACCACAGCCCACAGACCTGAAACAGCATGAAAGTAGGGCATAGTTAAGTACCAACATCACAGCCACAGCAAGACACAGGCAGCAGTCACAATGAAGGATGGAGGAAAACATTCCATGCCTACAGGTGTCAACAAGTGGTTACATGCCAGTTGTCACATGTGGGAGTGAGGTCTCTTTCAGTGAGAAGGTGTGTTCTGAGATGTTGGGTTAACTTGTTGTTTATGGTTGTAAATTCCATAGCAACGGTTGACACTGACTCATGGTAGTAGAATGAATGAGTAGACCAGTAGTCGGCCTAGATACTTGGATATTTTTAATACAAAACAGTGTCAACCCCAATTTAGCCAGAAAAGTCTTAAGAGGCAATTTTTACAAGAGTTTGGCTAAACTGGTCTTCAAGGACACTCACCCTTCTCCCCAACCAAGGTTTTGATGAATGCTGTTGCACTGCTGACACTATCAGTGCTGACGACATCCAGGTGGACTGTGTTCAATCGTTCAGAAGAGACCTTCTTCAGTTCATCCTCCCCCTTCTCAGTGTAACAGGCTGCGATCACACGGAAGCCCAGCTTGTCCAGATGTCTGGCAAGAAGGTTCCCAAATCCAGAATCACAGCCAGTGATGTAGACATATTTCTGTCCTTTATTGGGTACTCTTGCGAGTTCCCTGTACCAGCGGAACACAAACCAAAAAGCCACCAGTCCAAGAATGTACAGGAACATTTCTGAGACAGAAGAACGAGGTTCATTCAGATAAACACCTATTTTTCATCATATTACAAATCTTATATTTCTATTGTCCTTTTTTTTGCAAAGATAGTAAAATAGTCAGAACAGAAAATTATATGCCCCCGATTAACCTTCATTTGTCTGAGGAGCAAAATCCAGTAGGAAAATCAATGTAATCAGAGCTATGGCAAAATCAGCTGAATCTTGTAGGCTACAATGGCAAACATATGGCACATTCATGAGTAGTTTACAGATAGTAAAAGCTTTGGTAAAAAAAAAGTACATTTCCATCCATTTCAATTGGATTTTAGAAGCAAATTTATATCAAATCTGCTGTTTGCATTAAGTTCTTAAAGTACTTAAGGTTTTCATAGGCCTATTTAAATTTCTCTGGTGTGCGACTGCAAGTTTAGCTTAGTAGGGAGAGGCATGAGTAACTGAGTACTCCAGTATGCGCACAGATGTCAAAGCTCGATCTTTAACCagatatttttttaaaaatctaatgCTGAAACTATTTGGTGGAATGTGCTTTGTgagcctcctgggtggcgcagtggtctaaggcactgcattgcagcgctaactgcgccaccagagtctctgggttcgcgcccaggctctgtcgcagccggccgcgaccgggaggtccgtggggcgacgcacaattggcatagcgtcgtccggggtagggagggtttggccggtagggatatccttgtctcatcgcgctccagcgactcctgtggcgggccgggcgcagtgcgcgccaaccaattggggccaggtacacggtgtttcctccgacacattggtgcggcaggcttccgggttggaggcgcgctgtgttaagaagcagtacggctggttgggttgtgcttcggaggacgcatggctttcgaccttcgtctctcccgtgcccgtacgggagttgtagcgatgagacaaggtagtaattaatagcgattggataccacgaaaattggagagaaaatgggataaaaaaaaaaaaaaaaaaaaaaggaatgtGCTTTGTGACTGCCCGATCAGGTAAGTTACATTTTGTCTTGAAAACAACGTTAACACTCTAGTGTTCCATTTGTACATGTGCATTTGCGGACCACAACAAAAAAGAACCAAGCAAAGCATCACACAGTTCTTCTCCCTAAATTCTctttcccctctgtctctcattcaCTTAATTGCATCTCGACCGCTGCCTACACAAATGTGCTGAGTGAGCACAAGCTCCCGTTACGTCTATAGAAATAAATGCATCTAactgatgggatacacaagctACATTCCTTGCCAAAAGACAACAGTTTTATCACAAATTCAAAATCAACTGGTTGATTGAAGTAGGAAAATATGTGTTCTAACATTGAGCTGCAGTTTTGGAATAATTGCGTCCCGTCTACTTAGGCTATTTTGCGAACTGCTAGTGCCATTAAGAATGGGTTAgcctaggccagggatgggcaaccgGCAGCACTTGGACCCCCTTTTGTAGGCCTGTGGATCAATATCACTGAAAAAAGGAACTAattcggggtctcaacttaccgTTTAGTTACAATAGTAGAAtatacaaggtgcaatttcgaaatttagTTGTGCATCAGAAGTGTTTctgttgttatgtcagtcactgacagtcactcaattagccaatgTCAGCTAACATGTTTTGGGGTAAGTTAGTCTAGTGGCCAGCTATCAAAGTCgatttttgttagtcactctcactcagatatcatattaaaaactgcaaatgtttctctccaccctatgggaAAATGTGTAGGAACAAAATGTGTAGGAACAAAATGTTGCTTAGGGCTCCCAAAACTAGGGTCGACTAGGGTCGACTGTCTGCATGtttgggtatggatgtgggtaccaGACCAGTGAGTCACTGCGGCACCTCATGATGATTTCAGAtcttttgtggcccccaccccattAAAAAGTTGCCCATCTCTGGCCTAGGATATAGCCCCTTAAACATAGTCCGGTTGCACACTGAAAATACGCAAAAACACATTATTTTAAATAAGACAAAAAGCATATTTTCATCAGAATCATTAAGCAAAAGCCTACTCCAAACAGATGTTGTGGCCTTAATTCATCACCATGCAGTGTTCAATGCAGAATTGTTAATCCATTTTGAAAACATACATGTCCAAAGAACAGGCAGAATAAACTAAATCGAATGTCTGAAGATCAGAAAGAAGACAGATTTTGTCTTTCAACTCGCCAAAGTGAGCCCCGTTTCAAATAATCCCTCTGAGAATACCTGTTTCAGATATGCAAGAAGCACATCACTTCACACTGGCAGCTTTTTTCATTTGGAAAAAATATGAATCTTGCATTTTATTCTGTTATATTAC
The Salvelinus fontinalis isolate EN_2023a chromosome 23, ASM2944872v1, whole genome shotgun sequence genome window above contains:
- the LOC129821297 gene encoding retinol dehydrogenase 7-like, translated to MFLYILGLVAFWFVFRWYRELARVPNKGQKYVYITGCDSGFGNLLARHLDKLGFRVIAACYTEKGEDELKKVSSERLNTVHLDVVSTDSVSSATAFIKTLVGEKGLWAVVNNAGVSVPSGPCDWMTVDDYKSMLDVNLIGVIGVTLSVLPLIKKARGRVVNVASVFGRISAFGGPYCVSKYGVEAFNDSLRMNMSAFGVKVLCLEPGFFKTSVTDLHLLRKNVKTLWDKLPEEIKDQYGHDYPERANVTLEKNVATLLDGDLMKVVSCMEHAISAVHPRTRYSPGWDAKFLWLPMSYLPTWIADKMLLKDMANPTGSIL